The following coding sequences lie in one Maribacter forsetii DSM 18668 genomic window:
- a CDS encoding NAD(P)/FAD-dependent oxidoreductase, translated as MDHIVIIGNGISGVTLARHIRKLSDKRITIISAESDYFFSRTALMYVYMGHMKFEHTQPYENWFWKKNRIDLVNGFVEKVETDAKKLLLKGGSSISYDKLIIATGSKPNKFGWPGQDLKGVQGLYSKQDLEMLEKNAPNNKVCNRAVIVGGGLIGIEMAEMLRSRQIPVTFLVRENSFWNGVLPAGESAMINEHILEHHIDLQLDTNLEKIISDDNGRAKAVVTDKGETIECNVVGLTAGVAPNIDFLKDSGIELGRGVKVNRFLETNVKDVYAIGDCAEQHEGIGSRRPIEAVWYTGRMMGEALAQTICGKPREYNPGHWFNSAKFLDVEYQTYGWVFSERSKKDNEHHFHWRHATEKICITVAFDKDSHQFLGLNTFGIRMRHEIFDQWLTENKDIDHVMTYLKDANFDPEFYKLYEDEIVAKYNADFNKNISPKKKSWKRIFSIA; from the coding sequence ATGGATCATATCGTAATTATTGGTAATGGCATTTCTGGAGTCACTTTAGCTAGACATATACGTAAGCTATCAGACAAAAGAATCACCATTATTTCCGCAGAAAGTGACTATTTCTTCTCCCGTACCGCATTAATGTATGTTTACATGGGTCACATGAAATTTGAACATACACAACCTTACGAAAACTGGTTTTGGAAGAAAAACAGAATCGACCTCGTTAACGGGTTTGTAGAAAAAGTAGAAACGGATGCTAAAAAGCTTCTTCTAAAAGGTGGTTCATCTATTTCTTATGACAAACTAATTATTGCAACAGGTTCTAAGCCTAATAAGTTTGGCTGGCCAGGGCAAGATTTAAAAGGTGTACAAGGCTTGTATTCAAAACAAGATCTAGAAATGCTTGAGAAGAACGCCCCTAATAACAAGGTATGTAATCGTGCGGTTATTGTTGGCGGCGGATTGATAGGTATTGAAATGGCCGAGATGCTACGCTCTCGCCAAATACCTGTCACTTTTTTGGTTCGAGAAAATAGCTTTTGGAACGGCGTATTACCTGCAGGTGAATCTGCCATGATCAATGAGCATATTCTAGAACACCATATAGATTTGCAACTTGACACCAATCTTGAGAAAATAATTTCTGATGACAATGGGCGAGCAAAAGCTGTAGTAACAGATAAAGGTGAAACCATTGAATGTAATGTAGTTGGCTTAACTGCCGGTGTTGCCCCAAATATAGATTTCCTAAAAGATTCTGGCATTGAATTAGGCAGAGGTGTTAAGGTTAATCGCTTTTTAGAGACCAATGTAAAAGATGTATACGCAATAGGCGACTGTGCAGAGCAACACGAAGGTATAGGCAGCAGAAGACCAATAGAAGCGGTTTGGTATACCGGGCGAATGATGGGCGAGGCTCTAGCACAAACTATATGTGGCAAACCAAGAGAATACAACCCTGGTCATTGGTTCAACTCCGCTAAATTCTTAGATGTAGAATACCAAACTTACGGATGGGTCTTTAGTGAACGTAGCAAAAAAGATAATGAACATCATTTTCACTGGCGCCATGCTACTGAAAAGATATGTATAACCGTAGCATTTGATAAAGACAGCCATCAATTTTTAGGTTTGAACACCTTTGGTATTCGAATGCGACACGAAATTTTTGACCAATGGTTAACAGAAAACAAGGACATTGACCACGTAATGACCTATTTAAAGGATGCCAATTTTGATCCTGAGTTTTATAAGCTCTATGAAGATGAAATTGTCGCCAAATACAATGCTGATTTCAATAAGAACATCAGCCCTAAGAAAAAAAGCTGGAAACGTATTTTCAGTATCGCCTAA